From Coturnix japonica isolate 7356 chromosome 1, Coturnix japonica 2.1, whole genome shotgun sequence, the proteins below share one genomic window:
- the C1HXorf21 gene encoding protein CXorf21 homolog: MLSEGYLYRIAYLCEDSELCTNEAVEEVVYEMSSINCSSKDEAQGKSLLQRCRSAGKCISSIRSRGSKQSRRQKDNLQQPVQHPLPEGQTAPAMDVCEGLAKKDTYLVPSSCKSICKNYNDLHIAGDCVVPISSVATDFTCDSGIGPFLESSEIPPPMESVRVPPSETGRKQAQGFSSCWRVASLVPHQQPLSDSALNDYLEQKLMELYKQYIMDSTANRASPTQILASELIMTNVDQISTQISRERKMETTKAKDIVISRFLQIASEQIFSEISTPSLRISQYSNTNA; the protein is encoded by the coding sequence atGCTGTCAGAAGGTTACCTTTACAGAATTGCCTACCTCTGTGAAGACTCTGAGCTCTGCACCAACGAAGCAGTGGAGGAAGTGGTGTATGAAATGAGTTCCATTAATTGTTCCTCCAAGGAtgaagcacaaggaaaaagCCTCCTTCAGAGATGCAGATCTGCTggcaaatgcatttcttcaatTCGCTCTAGAGGTAGCAAacaaagcaggaggcagaaagaCAATCTCCAACAGCCTgtgcagcacccactgcctgAAGGGCAGACAGCTCCAGCTATGGATGTCTGCGAAGGACTGGCAAAAAAAGACACCTACCTGGTTCCATCCTCCTGCAAAAGCATTTGCAAGAACTACAATGATTTGCACATAGCTGGGGACTGCGTGGTGCCTATTAGCTCAGTGGCAACTGATTTTACCTGTGACAGTGGCATAGGCCCCTTCCTGGAGTCCTCAGAGATTCCTCCACCTATGGAGTCTGTGCGGGTCCCCCCAAGCGAGACGGGCCGCAAGCAGGCCCAAGGCTTCTCATCATGCTGGCGTGTGGCAAGCTTGGTGCCACACCAGCAGCCCCTCTCCGACTCAGCCCTCAACGATTACCTAGAGCAgaagctgatggagctgtaCAAGCAGTACATCATGGACAGCACAGCCAACAGGGCATCCCCCACTCAGATCCTGGCCTCAGAGCTCATCATGACTAATGTAGACCAAATCAGCACGCAGATATCACgagagagaaaaatggagaCCACCAAGGCCAAGGACATTGTCATCAGCCGCTTCTTGCAAATAGCCAGCGAACAAATATTCTCAGAAATCAGCACGCCAAGTTTGCGTATTTCCCAATACAGCAACACTAATGCATAG